In the genome of Sulfurimonas autotrophica DSM 16294, the window AGTTTTAAATAGAATATTAGGAAAGTAATTAATGAAAGCAATAGTAAATGTATTTTTAAAAGCAGGCGTATTAGATTCTCAAGGTAAAGCAGTTCATCATGCACTTAGTTCTCTTCAATTTAACAATGTAGAAGATGTCCGTGTTGGAAAGCAAATCGTACTTCAACTCACTGAAACAAATAAAGAAAAAGCAATGGCTGATGTTACAAAAATGTGTGAAGAACTTTTAGCAAATACCGTAATTGAAGACTATACTATAGAGCTTGTATAATGAAAGTTTCTATTTTACAATTTCCTGGAACAAACTGTGAATACGACACACAGTATGCTTTTGAAAAACTAGGTGCACAAACTGAAATAATCTGGCACAAATCTACTACTATTCCTGCAGACACTGACCTTTTAGTGGTTGCGGGAGGATTTTCATATGGTGATTACCTTAGAAGCGGTGCTATTGCAAAATTTTCTCCGGTGATGTCTGCTGTTAAAGAATACGCAGACAAAGGTGGAAAAGTATTAGGTATTTGTAACGGGTTTCAAGTTTTAACAGAAGCAAGACTGCTTCCGGGCGCACTTAAACGTAATGAAGGACTGCACTTCATCTCCAAACACCATCATTTAAAAGTAGAAAATAATGAAAACATTTTTTTAGAAAAATTAAATACAGGTGATGTTGTCAATATTCCGATTGCACACCATGACGGGAATTACTACATCGATGATGAGGGCTTGAAAGAGCTTGAAGCCAATGGACAAATTCTTCTCAAGTACACAGATGCAAGCGGTGAAATTAAAAATCCCAATGGCAGTGTTGCAAGTATTGCAGGTGTTTGCAACAAAGAAAAAAATATTTTTGGTCTCATGCCACATCCAGAGCGTGCTATGGAATCACTTTTAGGAAGTGATGACGGAATAAAAATGCTTCAAGGTTTTTTAGCGTCGTGATAAGAACACTTTTACTTACTCTCATTTTCATCTCATCACTTTTTGCAAATAAAGTGATTTATCTCAGCTATGATGAAATTCCACAAAGAGTAATTAAAGGTGAAATCTTTCCTGTTACTTACAAAACTTTATCGACAGTGAAAAAATTTGATGATGTTTTGTATGAATTTTCCAACCAAAAAGGATTGAAAATACTCGATGAAGCACCTCAAAGAGTACAAAAAGGAAAGTATTATTATGATACTTTTCATATGCAAGCAACACAAAACAGAGCAAGACTTCCTGATGTAGAAGCTTTTTTAATGGCTCCACATGACTATGAAAGTACAATTCTCAAAGGTTCAAAACTCAATGTCATTACACTAAATCCAAGTAAAAACTTTTCAAATATCATCGCAAATAATTTCTCAATCAAAGAGTACAAAACTACCGTATATGACAACATACACAATATTGTTATTTTTGTAGCTTCCACGCAAAACTGTGATATTGAAAAAATGCATTTTAACGATGTTTACAAACAAGGCATAGAATCAGAATCGGGTACTTATTCTGATGCAAAAATAACCTATTTTCTTGTCATTGATAAAACAATAGAAAATTTTTCTTTTTCATACTTTAATTTGTTGAAAAATGATTACACACAGGTGACTATTCCTATCATCGTAAATGATGATAGTGTTACCACGCAAAGTGATTTACGTCCGCGAGACCAGTCGCATGACACAATAAAAATGTATATAGCCGCTGCTTTTGCATTTATAGGCTTTATTTTAATACTTATACGACGAAGATATCTCTATTTAGTTTTAATTATAATCCCGCTGATATACATTATATATCTGGCAATACCCCAAGAAAAAATATGTATAAAAGAGGGGGCACAGATTTACCTGCTGCCTGTAGAGAATTCAACTATATTTGAAACAACACAAACACAATATCATTTAACAAAAGAAGGCCAAGTGCAAAACTTTATAAAAGTAAAATTAACAAACAATAAAATAGGCTGGGTAAAACATGAAGATACTTGCTCATATTAGCTGGGCCTATGCCACGCTTATAATATTTACCGGGCTTACTTTTTCCATAATTATGTACCCCATTTTGCCCCGACCATATGCCAGAAAAATTTCAGCATGGTTTATAAGACTAAGTACACTTTTTTCTACAACAATTGAAGGAAATGAAGACCCTGATGCACAAATGTTTTTAGTGAATCATCAAAGTGATTTGGACATCTGCGTTATAGAAACCATAACAAATAAAGATATTACCTGGGTTGCCAAAAAATCACTCTTTGAAGTGCCATTTTTCGGACTTGCAATGAGTATGCCAGAAGATATAGAAGTAGAAAGAGAGAGCAAGACATCTTTAATCAAGCTTCTTCGTGCGGCAAAAGACAGACTCAAGAAGAAAAGAATCATAACAATGTTTCCAGAGGGTACCCGTTCTCGAGGTGCAAAAATGTTACCGTTTAAATCGGGAGCAAAGGTTATAGCTGATCAGTATAAGCTCAAAGTACAACCTATTGTCCTTATAGAGACTGCCAAATGTTATGATATTAAACGTTTCTATTATGTACCAAGAAACATAAAAGTTATATTTTTAGACTCATTTATCGCAGATAAAGATGACCAAAATTGGTTAAGTGGACTAAGAGAAAAGATGCAAAAGGTGTATGATCATGAGTTGGCAAACAATACTCGCAATAGGTAGCGGCGGATTTATCGGAGCAATTTTACGCTCATATATTAATGGTCTGATTTCTCATAGAGTACCGCATGAACTTCCATTCGGTACACTTGGTGTAAATCTGATAGGAAGCTTTATAATGGGTTGTCTTGTAGCCTATTTTATGTACTCAACTCTATTGACTCCGCATATGAAATCTTTTCTATCAACAGGAATTTTAGGAGCATTAACAACCTACTCTACTTTTGCGATAGAAAGTTTTTTACTTCTAGAGGGCGGCAGTATTGCACTGGGTCTTATGAATATGGCACTAAATGTTTTTGGTACAGTGTTTATGGCTGGAAGCGGCTATTATCTGATCAATCACTTTTTTAAATCTTAATAATTTCATCCGCACACCATGATGCCAAATCCATATCATGAGTAATAAGCAGCATCCCCATAGAATCCAAATTTTTTATAAGCATCTTCATCACTTCAAGTTGAATCACATTGTCAAGTGCTGATGTCGGTTCATCCAGTAAAAGAAGTTGAGGCTGCATGAGCATAGCTCTGACAATAGATGCACGTTGGAGCTGCCCACCTGAGAGTTCATGTGGAAGTTTTAAGAGTAAATTATATTCTAAGTTCATATTCTCTAAAAGAGATTCTAATTTATGTAAGGGTGCTACATCTTTAATTTGATGTAGTAATGTATAACTTGGATGAAAAGAGCTGTAAGGGTCTTGAAAAATTTCAGCTACTCGCGATATTTTGATACTGCCGCTTTGCGGTTTTAAATTCCCAAGTATAAGCTCAAAAAATGTACTTTTTCCTGCCCCACTATCTCCGACTATAGCTTTTAACTCACCTTGTTTTAAGAAAACAGAAAAATTTTCAAAAAGCAATTTTTCTTTTTTGTAGCCAAAAGTTAAATTTTTTACCTCCAATACATTATGCTTCAAAAAATCAACTCTTAGTTAATGCAAGATAGGCTTTTTCTAATTTTTTATACAAAATATCTGGTGTAATATCACTGTTTTCTTCCCAGATTTTTTTCATAACTACGTTATCTTCATCGCCGTTCCAGACCTTAATATAGGTCCCTTCTTTGTATCCATGATCTTGACGAAACTGATTTAAAATATTTTTTCCTACATATAGACGATAAAGTGTATCTAAGTTCAAGCCGCTCATACTGACTAAATCAAAAAATTCCGATACCAATTCACCCAAATCAATTTCATCTTTTGATACAGCAATTCGTATAAGATTTTCCACTTTTTCAATTACATCTTCTTGTGATGCAAATTTTAATGTATCAGTTTGGATATTACTTAATGATTCCAGGGCTGAAATATCTATAGCTATATCTTCAATACCACCTTTTAAATTTCTTTCATACACCTCAATTGCCAAACTCATTATAAAATGCCAGACATCAATGACTTCAATCTGATGATTTTGCCAATCAGGCTCTACATCTATGCTTTTCCAATGTTTCCAGCCAAAACTGTCCACCATTTCTGCACACTCCATATATATACAGCGTTTCCAGTTAATTGTTTTTCCATTTTTTGTCACGCCTTTTGTCCAATTTTCGCCATTGGTTGCATCATTGAGCTGATTTTGCAGCTGTAACATTAACAAAATTTTATTATCCATCAATTTCCTTTTGTCTAAAGCTCTATTTCTTTTATATATTTTATCTAAATATGCTAAAATTACTTACTTAAAAAGAGAGATTTATGAAAAGAATTAATTGTAGAAAATGTGACTATTATTATGTAACATGGGAAGCATCCAAACCGCATGGGTGTAAGGCTTACGGATTCAAGTCAGCACAAATTCCTTCTATAGTCGTTTTTAACAGCAGCGGAGCTGAATGCTCTTTGTTTAAGCCAAAGCAGATGAGTAAATAATTTTTTTTCCAAAACCCAGTCTGTTATCAGTTAGTTTAAAATAATCAACTTTTATCTGCCATAGTTTTGGCATCATCGCCAACGCATATGGAAATCTTTTAAAATAGAATTTTTTTAAATTACTCTCATTGAGCAGTGTCATTGTTCCCTCAAACTGCAATCCCTCAATTTTTCCTATCTCTTGTGTTTCGAGAAAAATATTTCCGGCAACTGCAGAATTTTGTAATATATTTTTTACATGTAAAGTATCAACACTGCTTGCCACCACAAAAGAAAGCTTAGACTCATCATATGCATAAAACAGGCTGCAAACATTAGGTTTTTTCGTATCTGTTGTTGCCAAACTCATCACATGATGCTTGGCAATAAAAGTTGATATTTTTGCTAAATCTTTACTCATTAATGTTTGTACATGAAACTTTCTAATTTTTCTGCATCCCTAATTTTACGTTTATTTAGCATCATTTTTGCAGTTTCATCGTCATCAAGCATGTCAAATATATCAAAAGGACTTGTCATATTATAATAACTCTTTATAAAATCCAGTAGTATTTCAAAGTTGTCTTTTTTTGTAGTATATT includes:
- the purS gene encoding phosphoribosylformylglycinamidine synthase subunit PurS, translating into MKAIVNVFLKAGVLDSQGKAVHHALSSLQFNNVEDVRVGKQIVLQLTETNKEKAMADVTKMCEELLANTVIEDYTIELV
- the purQ gene encoding phosphoribosylformylglycinamidine synthase subunit PurQ produces the protein MKVSILQFPGTNCEYDTQYAFEKLGAQTEIIWHKSTTIPADTDLLVVAGGFSYGDYLRSGAIAKFSPVMSAVKEYADKGGKVLGICNGFQVLTEARLLPGALKRNEGLHFISKHHHLKVENNENIFLEKLNTGDVVNIPIAHHDGNYYIDDEGLKELEANGQILLKYTDASGEIKNPNGSVASIAGVCNKEKNIFGLMPHPERAMESLLGSDDGIKMLQGFLAS
- a CDS encoding lysophospholipid acyltransferase family protein encodes the protein MKILAHISWAYATLIIFTGLTFSIIMYPILPRPYARKISAWFIRLSTLFSTTIEGNEDPDAQMFLVNHQSDLDICVIETITNKDITWVAKKSLFEVPFFGLAMSMPEDIEVERESKTSLIKLLRAAKDRLKKKRIITMFPEGTRSRGAKMLPFKSGAKVIADQYKLKVQPIVLIETAKCYDIKRFYYVPRNIKVIFLDSFIADKDDQNWLSGLREKMQKVYDHELANNTRNR
- the crcB gene encoding fluoride efflux transporter CrcB; protein product: MSWQTILAIGSGGFIGAILRSYINGLISHRVPHELPFGTLGVNLIGSFIMGCLVAYFMYSTLLTPHMKSFLSTGILGALTTYSTFAIESFLLLEGGSIALGLMNMALNVFGTVFMAGSGYYLINHFFKS
- a CDS encoding ATP-binding cassette domain-containing protein; this translates as MKHNVLEVKNLTFGYKKEKLLFENFSVFLKQGELKAIVGDSGAGKSTFFELILGNLKPQSGSIKISRVAEIFQDPYSSFHPSYTLLHQIKDVAPLHKLESLLENMNLEYNLLLKLPHELSGGQLQRASIVRAMLMQPQLLLLDEPTSALDNVIQLEVMKMLIKNLDSMGMLLITHDMDLASWCADEIIKI
- a CDS encoding dUTP diphosphatase; translation: MDNKILLMLQLQNQLNDATNGENWTKGVTKNGKTINWKRCIYMECAEMVDSFGWKHWKSIDVEPDWQNHQIEVIDVWHFIMSLAIEVYERNLKGGIEDIAIDISALESLSNIQTDTLKFASQEDVIEKVENLIRIAVSKDEIDLGELVSEFFDLVSMSGLNLDTLYRLYVGKNILNQFRQDHGYKEGTYIKVWNGDEDNVVMKKIWEENSDITPDILYKKLEKAYLALTKS
- a CDS encoding uracil-DNA glycosylase; protein product: MKRINCRKCDYYYVTWEASKPHGCKAYGFKSAQIPSIVVFNSSGAECSLFKPKQMSK
- a CDS encoding pyridoxamine 5'-phosphate oxidase family protein, encoding MSKDLAKISTFIAKHHVMSLATTDTKKPNVCSLFYAYDESKLSFVVASSVDTLHVKNILQNSAVAGNIFLETQEIGKIEGLQFEGTMTLLNESNLKKFYFKRFPYALAMMPKLWQIKVDYFKLTDNRLGFGKKIIYSSALA